CCAGATTGCTTCATAATCATATGTAGAATCCTAAGGTATCTATCATTTGCTCTCACGGCTCCAACTTGTCGGGTTATCTTCGGTCCGAGACTTACCAAAGGAACATCAGAGCTTTGGACTGACTTGCAGGGAACTTTCATGCAGCCTGAGACTCAGGATAGGCGCTAGATGAAAGGTACAATTGGTAGCTGCGTACCCCGGCCTTGACCTCATTAATCGTGCATTTTTGTCGTTCGCGAACTTTTAAACCTCTTCGcgcttttcttttcttatacCTGTGTTGTTACTTCTTTTATCCCACTTGCATCGCGAAAGGTTTGTTTCCACAAAGGTACATattttttcttctttttctggCATTCAACGTTGCACTATTTTGCCCCTTCATACAATGATGTCAAGGCTGTGTTGAACGATTGCGCATTGTTCATTCGCTCCTCTCAACAGCCATCCAGCCTTTTACTGACACTGATTCACGTAGAAGTATCACGCGCGAAAGACACTACTAGCTTTCCTTCAAATTAGTCAACATGTCGGATTCTGGCAAGCAAGACGAGAAGCCTACGGGCGAGCACGAGATCGATCATGACCGCGAGCACGATAATGAACATGAGCAAGGAACTGAGATGTCAGGGGCTGAGGAGGTGTGTTAGGCGCGCAAAGAGGTGGATTTGAGAAGGAAACTGACGCCACACCCTTAGGAAGAAATCACTGCCATGAAGCGCCGCGTGgcagagatggaagaggaggccaagaagcttcgCGAAATGCAAGCAACTCTGGAGCAGCAATCTGCGGACCTTGCGGATGACAAGGAATCCATCGATGCGCGCAGTATCTTTGTTGGCAACGTCGATTATTCAGCCTCGCCTGAAGATATCCAGAGTCACTTCCAGAGCTGCGGCTCCATCAACCGAGTGACCATTCTTCTTGATAAGTTCACAGGTCAACCGAAGGGGTATGTTGGCACGCGGGAGCTTTTTAAGCATTACTAACATATCGCTCTGTAGCTACGCCTATGTCGAGTTCACCGAGCCGAGTTTGGTCGCCCAGGCTCTTGTCCTCAACGAGAGTGTCTTCAAGGGCCGCAACATCAAAGTGACCCCCAAGCGTACCAATGTCCCTGGCATGAGCCGTGGACGTGGTCGCGGTGGGTTCCGCGGTGGCCGAGGCTTTCATGGCCGAGGCAACTTCCCTCGCGGTGGTGGTTATCGCGGTGGCTACCGTGGTCGCGGACGAGGTTTCGCCCCCTACTAGGAGCAGGGAGGCACTTTGCCCATGGGACATGGTCGACGATCTGAGCAACCTAGGCCTTTCGAGATCGAAGTTGAGGAATCTCACGGGCTTGAAAGCAACCCCTACTTGCATGGATATGTTGGCCTGTGATGGAACAGTTTCTGTCCATTTCTTTCCTCGATCTTAGGGCTGTGGTAATAAGGAGAAGGGTGCTTTACTAGCAGAGAAGGAACAGTGTAATACTATCAATTATCCGGGAACAGGAAAACACACAGATagccaagaacaccaaggGAAGGGATAGGAGTTCCGGTCTTGACTTATCTTTCGTCTTAGCAAAATCACAGTAATCCGTCAATAACTATTCCTATCATCAACTCAGTGCGAACTTTACCTGAAATCTGCCTGAGCAATCATATCAGCTATTTTAAGTATAACTAGGTTAGGGTGCCTATTCTAAGCAGCATCGAATATGTAGATCCGTAGGAGGCTTAGAGTAGTGACATGTTGCCACGCGTTGCTTCATATGCGTGTGAGGCCGCCCGTGTGATACCCCCACATCAGTTCGTGCCAAGGCTTGGATATTGGCGGAAATGACTGTGATTGCAATGAGACAAATCTGGTGTCAGGGTGCATAATAAAGGAAGATCTGACATCTCACTGAAGATCGGCAAGCTAAGCTAATTCTTTGGGCAATCTGGCAATCCACGAGATTATATACGGTTTACCCTACAGCTTGAGCTTTATGCGCTCTCAACGCAAAAATGTTACTGATCACGTAGTCACACCATCTTGTATTGATGCAACTGGCGTTTTCGTTCATACGTAGTTAATTCGGTTTCCCAAGGCTTCTTCTTAGGCCTGATGTTCTTGCTAAGCTACTGAAGCTGGTATTGAGCAACCCCATATATTGTACACCCATACCACTCTACGTATTGCAAATGTGATACTCCTCGCGCAATATGCTATAATTAAATGTTTATCATAGCATGGCTAGGACATAAGTCGTCATTCTCGACTACCCCAGATTACAGATGCTGTTCCTGATGTGTAGTGTCAACGCAATCAACAAGGTATCATTGACGTTTTGCCTGTGGCTCAGCGGTTGCCCAGTCACAGAGGTGCAAATACTGTAAATAATCAAGTCATGTACGAAATTACGGCTGAAGGCGAAGTTTGGGCGTAGAAGAGGGAAATTTAGAAAGGAACACATCGGATCCTGTGGCACATGTGTGTATGGAGCATGTTTCAAATTGTATCCTGATAAATGCAGACTTTTGATATCCATGATTCCCCATGTTGACCAGTCTTTAAGCCCAAGCAACGACCTAGCTGCAAGGCATCACAACCCTGCTTAAGCGCCCGATGTTGACTAGGTGCCTGACGAAAGCTGTGCCGGTAAGCCGTACGCCGCAATTAGGCTCAGAACATCTGTTCACAAACCATTACAGGTGACTGAGATTATGATTCATAGCGGCACCGTCGCTTTCTTTACTGCCGAGGTTGTACGAAATACGTCGTAAAGCGCAGCCGTGGATTCCGCAACCTAAGGTAGGTAGATGTCATAAGCATTATTTGACAATTTCTCAGCCAAAGTGGCAACAAAATACTGGAGCTTTTGAACACCTTTGAAATCATTGCTCAGCCTAGCAAGTAACTAGAACGTGTGAGAGCTCTAGAATTAGGCAATATTGGATAGATGCCTTGTATCAAAGTACACAAGTCGATTCTGGAACGTTCATCTTTAATCGTGGGTTTCATAAGAAACGTTCAAAGGAGCGGAGGCAAAAGAACCTCTTGGTTACCAACCAGCCACTAACATAAGGTAATATCGGGTCGTCTAGTCATCTGTAGGCCTCCCCATTGCAGCCCACTAAAAGGCCCGGATACAGAATACAGGGTGTACTAAAGAGCACGGGCTAACCAAGGATGTAAGAAAAAATAGGAACTTGATCCTAAGAGACAAAAAGATATGTGTTAAGCTTAGTAGAAGCTTATGAGGACTTTGGATAAGTCCATTTTGGCACCCTATTTTGAGGACGGAtgctttcttgctccctggcTGATGGGGTAGGTCCCATTGGAAGGGTTCCTTTGATCTTGGTAATATAGGCACTTGGTGAGCTGCCTTTTGTTGCTTGGTGAAGTGTCTAATAAAGTGCTGGATTTAAGTATGGTTGTAGTATATATTCTACACTTGCATGGACTTAGAGGAGCACGACTACCGTGTTATAAAACTCATGCACGTAGCAGCTACATAACAAACAAGTTGCCAGGACTAACAATCAAAAGAGTACCCCCACCGACTGCACCCCAGCCCATGAAACCGTACTCGAGTTACAAGGCTCCAAGGTTACTCAGGCCAGGTCGGGTCGATTGATTATCCTTCTAGCATCATCAACGCCAACCACGAGACAGAGAGTATATTGAGACTGAACCCACACAAAACAGTTCGTGGCGATCAACTCTATCTACGAGCCTGTCTCTCACCATTTGCCGTCGCTAATTCACAAATAATATTATCAGCTCAATTACAGCAACGTGGTTTGTCTTGCTTTGCTTCTCACAACAGCCTCAGGATCACTACTCCTACCCTGGATCTTCCCGTTCCGGCCGCTGTCGTTCTCGCTCTGGAAGCGGGGAGCCCGTGTCTTGGCCTTAGCCTCTCAGTCTTGGGTCTTTTGGGCCGCCCGTGCacagcctcaacctcccCCCATTGCCCCAAACCAAGCGTCGTCAACTTTCTTCAGTGAACCCTTCAACCTCCACTGATCACGTTCCGCGAGCGCCTTCCACGACAAGGCTTCATTGCATTTGTCTGGCTCCGAACCTATTTCTACTTTTCACCTCAGAAATATCGATTATTATCATTGTCGTCGCTGTGACTTAGTCCCTCGCTGCGCAGCGCAAGAGGTGACACCATGACCAGTCGCACCGATTCTAAGTAAGTCCATTCCCAGCCTTTCGCCCATCGCATCGCGTCCAGCTTCACCTTCAGCTTGACCCTTTACCCATCTCCCTCTTCACTGCTACTACGGTGACCGTGCTAATGCTCCTTGTAGCAGGCCCAACCTTCGGGTTACCAGTGAGTTACAGCTAATCAATCTACCCCACCGTTCGACTTGATATATTGACATCATCCAAGTTATCGCCGCCGATGGCCTATACAAGAGGGATGTTTTCCGTACGTAGTAGAATCCGAAACTTCGCTCGGCCTATCCGCTAACTTGAATCAGGCTTTCCTGACCCTTTCGCTGTTGCGACCATCAACGGGGAGCAAACCAAAACGACGACTGTCAGCAAAAGAACTCTAAACCCATACTGGAACGAGAGCTTTGACTTGTAATGTACCCCGCCGCTTTAGACAAAGAATTTAACCAACTCGAGTTTATCAGTCGCACCAATGAAGATGGCATTCTTGCAGTTCAAGTTTTCGACCAAAAGAAGTTTAAGAAGAAGGACCAGGGTTTCCTAGGCGTCATAAACATTCGCGTTGGAGATGTCATCCCTGAGCTCAGCCCAGATGCCGATGGTCAGTTTACTTGATCCCACAACAAAAAACGTGAAGGAGCTTTCTGACATGCGCTTCAGACCAGATGCTTACACGAGACCTCAAAAAATCAACCGATAACCTCGTCGTCCACGGCaaacttattattaacctGTCCTGCAATCTCAGTGCACCAGCCCGCGGTGGCCAGGCATCGACCGCACGACCATCTCTCGGCACCGGCCCGTCGAATGCTTCGAACCTCTCCGCCCCTCCACCGGAAAACCGACCAGGATCTTCACTGTCTGGACCAAATGGCGCGGGTGGTTCACAAGTCAACCTGGCCCATCGTCCATCCAGCATCAACTCTGTTGGTGGCGCCAGCGCTCCAGGACCGAATGCTTCCGGACAAACTCGACAAAGCAATCAACTCAGCCCATTCGAAGATGCCCAGGGGCGACTACCCGCTGGCTGGGAGCGCCGAGAAGACAATCTCGGCCGTACTTACTACGTCGATCACAACACCCGCACAACGAGCTGGAATCGACCCACTGCTTCTGGCGCCCAAGAACAACGAAACGACCGAGAAGCAGCTACCCAGGTTGAGCGTCAGAGACATCAGAACCGCACTCTGCCCGAAGAACGAACCGGCTCCAATTCACCGACGCTGCACGCCCAGCAGCCCCagccatcagcatcaccagctACTAATGGTGGCGCAGTGATGCATACTGGAGCGACGAGCCCTGGTACGGGAGAACTCCCGCCTGGCTGGGAGCAACGGTGGACCCCAGAAGGTCGACCATACTTTGTTGATCACAATACAAGAACAACGACCTGGGTAGATCCACGTCGCCAACAATACATCCGCATGTATGGCGGTCAGAATAATGCCAACGGCCAGATTCAGCAGCAACCCGTATCACAACTTGGTCCTCTGCCTAGTGGCTGGGAGATGCGCTTGACAAACACTGCTCGGGTGTACTTTGTTGATCATAACACCAAGACTACCACTTGGGACGATCCTCGACTCCCATCGTCTCTTGACCAGAATGTTCCTCAGTACAAGCGAGACTTCAGACGGAAGCTCATCTACTTCCGCTCACAGCCGGCCATGCGAATTCTCAGTGGACAGTGCCATATCAAGGTGCGACGATCTCACATCTTCGAGGACTCCTTTGCCGAGATCACACGCCAGTCCGCAACGGATTTGAAGAAACGACTTATGATCAAGttcgatggcgaggatggtTTGGACTACGGTGGTCTCTCCCGAGAattctttttccttctctcccACGAAATGTTCAACCCCTTCTATTGCCTATTCGAATACTCCGCCCACGATAATTACACCCTTCAGATTAACCCACATTCCGGTATCAACCCAGAGCATCTCAACTATTTCAAGTTCATCGGCCGTGTTGTCGGCTTGGCTATCTTCCACAGGCGATTTTTGGACGCCTTCTTTATTGGCGCTTTGTACAAGATGATGCTTGGCAAAGCGGTGGCTTTGGCTGATATGGAGGGTGTGGATGCCGATTTCCACCGATCATTGCAGTGGATGCTGGATAACGATATATCAGGCGGGATTCTTGAGCAGACTTTCTCGACCGAAGACGAGAGATTCGGAGTGATGACTACTGAGGATCTCATCCCTGATGGTCGCAATATTGATGTCACCaatgagaacaagaaggaatATGTTGATCTCATGGTAAAGTGGCGCATCGAGAAACGTATCGCCGAGCAGTTCCAGGCTTTCAAGGAAGGATTCCAAGAG
This DNA window, taken from Fusarium oxysporum f. sp. lycopersici 4287 chromosome 7, whole genome shotgun sequence, encodes the following:
- a CDS encoding E3 ubiquitin-protein ligase hulA — encoded protein: MTSRTDSNRPNLRVTIIAADGLYKRDVFRFPDPFAVATINGEQTKTTTVSKRTLNPYWNESFDFRTNEDGILAVQVFDQKKFKKKDQGFLGVINIRVGDVIPELSPDADDQMLTRDLKKSTDNLVVHGKLIINLSCNLSAPARGGQASTARPSLGTGPSNASNLSAPPPENRPGSSLSGPNGAGGSQVNLAHRPSSINSVGGASAPGPNASGQTRQSNQLSPFEDAQGRLPAGWERREDNLGRTYYVDHNTRTTSWNRPTASGAQEQRNDREAATQVERQRHQNRTLPEERTGSNSPTLHAQQPQPSASPATNGGAVMHTGATSPGTGELPPGWEQRWTPEGRPYFVDHNTRTTTWVDPRRQQYIRMYGGQNNANGQIQQQPVSQLGPLPSGWEMRLTNTARVYFVDHNTKTTTWDDPRLPSSLDQNVPQYKRDFRRKLIYFRSQPAMRILSGQCHIKVRRSHIFEDSFAEITRQSATDLKKRLMIKFDGEDGLDYGGLSREFFFLLSHEMFNPFYCLFEYSAHDNYTLQINPHSGINPEHLNYFKFIGRVVGLAIFHRRFLDAFFIGALYKMMLGKAVALADMEGVDADFHRSLQWMLDNDISGGILEQTFSTEDERFGVMTTEDLIPDGRNIDVTNENKKEYVDLMVKWRIEKRIAEQFQAFKEGFQELIPQDLINVFDERELELLIGGIAEIDVDDWKKHTDYRGYTESDEVVQNFWATVRSWDGEQKSRLLQFTTGTSRIPVNGFKDLQGSDGPRRFTIEKAGEITNLPKAHTCFNRLDLPPYKSLEMLQQKLTIAVEETMGFGQE